A segment of the Bactrocera neohumeralis isolate Rockhampton chromosome 3, APGP_CSIRO_Bneo_wtdbg2-racon-allhic-juicebox.fasta_v2, whole genome shotgun sequence genome:
GACTGCTAAAGTCAGTATGAGCCgatcaatatacataaatacatatgcgaTCGAGCTTTTGAGATTCGGTTATGACAATAGGTTTTGAAAGTTgcatatgaaattttgaaataggaAGTTACACAGGATAGACCGCGTAGACAGGAGTTGATAATTTCTTTCAATACACAGCTTGTTTGTGTCAGTGCCAGCATGTCCACATTGAAAGACCatgtatttctttaaaaatgtttaccttTAACACTTTTAAGAAATAATACTCAGTTGTTCATATATATtactttttcttataaaaagtgtCATTCTAGAtctagcaaattcaattattgtgaaaaaatatgtttaatatattttcacacctttatgctaaataaattatatgctatataaataAAGAACACACAAATTATAGCAAAACAGCACAACAGAATACTTGACAATactatgtttataaatatattacgaTATTTGCGCTTTATCGATAAATTAGAAGTAagtaactaaattttaaaaaatatgtagagTAAACTCAAATCCTTGGTCTAAAATCGCTTTTCTCACTCCCAAAATTAACAATATGTAGAAGCCGttaaaaaagtatacatatcgttttttagttattataacctttattataaatattaaaatatttataacacaaCTTTCAACTGTGTTCGAAATAATAGCAGTGGTTTGTGAATAATAGCAGTGGCTTGAAGAGCACCTGCATTGGTCAGTCGAAAATGGCGCAACATATTGTGGTCCGAGCACGCCGACAGTATGTACGAAGGCCAGTAAGCGCTTCATTTGATCCTAAATATGTTTCACGAACGGTAAAACATGGATATGCCAAAATCAATTTATGTTGGTGCTTCTCTTACTATGGTACAGGTCCGTTATTTTGGATTAAAGAGAACATGGATGCCGCATTGTACGTTGAAATAATGGAATCGACTATGCTCCCACACGCTGAATGGAAAATGCCGTTGAAATGGGCCTATCAGCAAGAAAGGTCAAAAAAGCTGTAGAGAAAAAGAATTCGTCAAATACGATGGAAGTATGGAGTGCTGTGAAGAAGGCGTGGAAGGCCATTCCTCTCCAGAAATGCAAGCGTTTGGTGGACTCCATGCCTAGGAGATGCGCAGCTGTGTTATTCAACAACGGTCATCTTCAATACTGCTAttattaaccctcatcgagaccctcgggtctggccaggcatattttgtttttaaatgttatttaaatatatttacagtgtagcaaacgacttgcgcttccaggtagcttcctagaattttattgtctatagaattcagaaaaaaattcaagaatatcgtctcgaaaaggacgaaaaaaggatattataatattacaccttagtgcaccaatggtgcccacatattttgtatgaaaatatatgaactttgatgtttctatcactttcaggttcgttacatgtccaaattggtttgtatgtttatctaggtcaaatactttagccgctagagcgttttaaaggttaagaaaaatgtaatttttctcaaaattttacattttttgtgaaattgcaccggttaggtaatttaaaattttgttgtcgATAGCCccttcaataaaaaaatgggttttcaccatgtccccccttttgtttcactacagttgggagggtatggggccggggggatcaaaattgcgagttagttcacccctgggactttcaggaaagccctcaacctcccctctatccctaccaggggcgtggcaatagcgttcacacaTCAGCCAGTCAGTCCTCATCGCTGTTGAAGCATTacggattttttttaaatgtgagtttattttattacaatttttttatttgacaaataatttaatttgcaacggaaatttgaatatttattcgCTTCAGAAAAGTGAAACAATTATTTGAGTTTCAGAAACTCGCGAGAATAGGATAAATATCAAAAGACAACATCTTGTCTATTTTTGTGTACTGAGTTATTGtgagtatttatgtatgtacatatgtattatcgATTATCTTTAAATTCTTTTGAGAAAGAGATCTGGGTACATTCGATCATTGTTTCACACCGATAATTATCATTTGAATCTAAAATCTCTTTCGATATTGTTTCCATTTTCAatccaaatacatacatacaaatgtgtaatTGCAATCCTATAGCCTACTTCTTAGCTTATGCTgattacaaatacacacatgcaaactTATGTAGGTAAAAAAACCACTTTGCTGCATATGCATAAgtacactttttcaaatatggaAAACATTGCAATCAGTTGTTTCGACTTAACACTCCACAGCCTTATGCACTCTTATATTCGAAAGCGCAATAGATTTTTAAGTGGGGTAAATTTGTGTATGTctttatgtaatataatataagtttacatttatatgtacacgcttatgtatatgcaagtgCACTGCAGTAGagcataaaaataaacttaagcGTTGCAAAATGCCCAGCTCAAGGTCGTCTCGATCTCCAGTGACACGTGTAAGTGCATTTACGTACACCGGCATATACcgatgcatatatgtatgtatgtgtatgtattatttgTTGGTGCAGTTTCTGTTTTGTTGAAAATCGTTTTCGTCGCAAAGTGCAGCATTTCTTCTATGAATTACTAATTCAGCAGCATAAGcaacaaaccgaagtggtacaGTTGAGTATTGAAAAACCTGTAAACACACCGCAAAACGGAAGTGCAAAACGAGCACTTCAAGGCTTAAACTTTAAAGTTTTCACActgccaaaaatatattaatttcttgcTACAATTTCAGTCAATAAGGCCAGcagttttttttggaacaagGACGCTTGGGTGAATTCGGTGTGTTAggagttttatatattttcttagtaTTTAAAATGGCTTTTAtacttcaatattttatattgccTTACCAATTCGTCTGAGAAacctaaatttatataaaaaaaaaattctcaaacatTTTAGCACATTGCTTTAGCACAACTAAGAACCACCTAAGGTGAGTTATTTGTCAAAGTCGAAAGTGGTTCTAGAAAAAtgtcaacaacaaacacacgcagaaagttatttgcaatggctgtaaaatatatcagaccaaaacccatgtctATTTACGTGCAAtgacacttaaaaaataatagcagCCCTGTgtgtattctggtctagaagcatgaatttcgggtaatttttaaagtgtcgtaaaaaaggcaattaatatttttactatccatttttttattagttatttgttaatttttgaagagtacagaaaaaaattaaaaactaaaagaagtaaaaaatttcaaaaattatgagctgacgaagtggggggtctctaaaaatttccacgtgaccatacccatgatttcaaccatcctagttatctgaaaccaaaaaaaaggattattaatctagaataatgtcgcaatggccggaactacggaaaagtgggaaaaaattgttttcacaaaatggtgactgcctgaaaaaaagtttttttggatcactttttctgactatttcgatttttttttaaataataaaaataaaaatttgggtatgggactagttccaaccatagacaagccaataaagaagactccataaaaatttcaagtaaatcggtccagtagaacatgagaaatcgtgggtatcgttccgaaaaagtcagttttgagaaaagcgcgtttaaagtttaggagacaattctagtgaacacgaacgtcacgtcacaaaatcggctatatcttcgaaaataagtcgaattttgaaaaatccttccaaggtcatatttttgaaagtctaaactttcaagatatgaaaaaaaaaatcgtttttttcattatcctagacaagaatacccccttaaatacatattttgacgttaaattgttgaggaaggtaaattataaatagattttataatttctatttaaattataaagatttgttacagtttgttttgttaagaatgaattcagaaggtgcgccaattcacaatagccatgcacagtagtcatttacaataaattgacctaATCAGCCGTtaatatatcactagattctgcaattggtgctctcgtgcccttgtatatttcggtataggatttttgcaatcgccaatcttgcaagagcaagagaatcccccaaATGACTTTATAGGGATACCAAAACACACAATTGTTTTCTggaagattttaatattttaccatTCTCTCGATATCTTTGAAGTTCAACAACGCTATGAGCCATTAAATTGGACTAAGCTTTTAAAGTAGACCGACCATCTGGTggtatttcattttcatatctgccatatttacatatatgtacttattattaaacactaaaaaatgttaacttcggctgcaccgggCTATAAAACCCTTCACATATAAAggagtttccatacaagaactcgatttgATCGGTCAGCAATCGTTTGTATTGGTAGCtacatatctatatctatattaaTCGGATCTGAGCGATTTCTTCGAACATTGCAGTGCTGCTTTAGGCAACaattcttgaagatatctcgtcaaataaaaaagttttccatacaaaaacataattccgatcgttcagtttgtatggaagctatattctatagtggtccactctgaataatttcttcggacatTATACCGTTGTTTTGGATAATaatacataccaaattttgtgaagacacctttttttatacaaaagcttgattctgatcgttcagtttgtatcgcaGCTATGTATATGGTCCGAAATCGgcgtttccgacaaatgagcagcttccttgttcaagatataaaaatattatcttggGTAATTTTCATGCTATGGGAAGGGTTTTTTCTCTAACTCATAAAGTTTTCTGAATCATCAAATTAGTTGAAATTGTATtcgatgaaaaaatgttttgatctgacatcttcaaaaaaaaaaaacgcgaattcgtccatatcatccaaattccgaaaaaatattAGGGCATAATGCGAGAACAAGAAAATGGTCCATCCGATATTTTAAGATATTGTGCCAAGAtctaagatatacatataagcatatacttatgtatgtatgcatatggaTCAAACCCGAAAGTAATtaagcgtacatacatacatacatatgtatatattgtattttggATACGAGATACCAATGCACATAtccatgtgtatatgtatgtatgtacatactatatacatatttatagaagTGCAATAGAAATCACCACATAAAATTACCATAGCACCATAAAGACCTTGTTATTTCTAACGTGCGGCATGAAATAGTGCATGGTAAATATGCAGTCATTATGACATTGGCCACTAGCACACATTTCTAATGCGTAACTGGTACcctatttgtgtacatatacggaacaaaaacgaaaaatttacgCAGTAgggtgtgtgtttgtaagtCAATGCGAAAAATTGCCAGTGAGACGGGCGGCCATTCTTTTCTTACAACACAATCCAATATGCACATTTCTGTTCTGTCTTTTCATCTTGCGCATTTCCTTGGCCCGCCTCCCTACTTCTCGTCCTCGTCGTCTGCGCTTCAGCAATAGTTGGTACCTCTCGCTTTTGTTTCGCCGTTAATGACTTTGCCGGCGTTGAGAAACTATTTTCTTTGCACTACAATGAGTAGTCCAAGTGAATCTTTTGTGTAATGCAAGgcatgtttataaaaaaaagtatctcAGATGTGAAGATTACTTCTCGCACACTTGCATGAGTTGGTTAATGCGTTATCTTAAGCGCAAAATAGCATGCAAACACGTGCGCTTGTACCAGCATTTGGAtaaatactatacatacatatgtatattagtacaCATAGctacttttgtttatttatgtgcaTTTAAGTGAACTGTGTCAAGATCAACTCATACggggaaaatatttacattgaaGTTATCCAATCACACACCTTTCTATGATATGCCTAACTGTATACCTGTATATGCTTATGTTCGAATTAATGTGTATGTTTTTATAAGATTAATTTccttaatatacaaattttacttttagaaATATTACTTTATTAACTATTTCTATTTGTGAAACTCCCAGTTGCACTTAAAGGCGAATACTACATTAGTTTTTAATCCGAAATGACTTTTTATCACTAATTTCCTAGTTATCATCGAAGGGATCCACATAATCTCATTTAGTTATGCCGTTATTGTCGTCTTAcccaattataaaaaaaaattgcagcaaaagtgtaaataattttgtgaatAATCATATAAACTTATATGAAATTTATCGAAAACCGCGTTCAATATTGGCTATCCCGAGAGACAACTCCCCTCTATTGATAATTTCAATGCGCAACACAccaaaattatgtaataaataGGCTTTGAATGGGGTGTATGAATTAgttgtgttcaaaataataggagtgcaGTAGTCGAGTAACCGCCATTTTTTATTACCGCAGCACATCTGCGGGGCATGGAATCGATCAGATCACGACTAGTTTTCAGCGGGATTTGCTACCATGCCTCGTGGACTGTGCTCCATAATTTTCTTGTACTTGATGGTCTACGGTCAGCAACACCTTTTTTAATATCTGCTCATAAATTTTCTATGGGATTAAAGTCAGGCGACTGAGCAGGCAACGTTATAACCTCAGCTTAATTGGCTCGAAACCATTCCTTTGCAGATTTAATTGTATGTTTCGGGTCGATATCTAATTGAAACAACCACTTTAATGGCATATTCCATTCCGCATATGGCAgcataacttttttcaatataccCACATCCATGGTTTCTTTTATCAGATGGTTTGGTCCCACGCCGTTGTACGAGAAACTTCCTCAAAAAATCTATCATTGGTAGATAAGTATATCGAAACAAAGACATGGGGTTTAACTTCACCAGCTTAAAAACGCATAAGACTCTTTCTGCTTCTACAATAATATTTAGGCATGTGGGTTCCATACCTTTGGATGGGATAAGTTTCGGGTGGCCAAatctaaacatatgtatatatgtatatgtatacatatatacttatatatgggAATACTTAGTAAATAAActgtattaatataaataatggcGTTAGTTCGGTCTAGAACTTTGCATATTTAACAGGTTTGAACTGACGACTGcttgttaattttttgcaaactcAAAAATGATTGTGCCCACCTGTTAATTGAAATGTCAGGTAAagcattaacttcggctgcccCAAAGGTATAATACCCTGCACTGGTGCATTTCTTAGACTTGGcataaaaggatataaaaagaTCTTGAGTGAGATCGGTCGGTATGTCTTGCAGTAACCATTCCTATTCCcaccaaatatacatacatatatggtcatactgttataaaatttttactttgcacagacatatgtacatacatttgtagatAAGAGTTTCGAAACCTTATTTAGACCGATGCAATATTTGACTGCAGTCTGCTCATTCTCGCATATGACTGAACATATGagttcaaaaaacaacaaacaacagcgTGGATTGCTTGTTTTGTGGGTTATTGTCCTAAAGTATCGacaatattgcacaaaatacatacaaatatacatatgtaataatatcGATATGTGTCTCCTCTAATTGCCTGCTACTTAAAGCTACTGCcttaagtgctgaacacatatgaagagcgcgacagactgcaagcgataTCTGTCaagtattaaaatacacacattcttatgaacacagttatttagacagctgcacgactacacgactgcaggccgccAGTtatcgctctcgctaacttgaaaataaaattttatattttccgacgacagtagagttgacagtagagaggagtgatgccactaatatgtaatatgtaaaattaatcaaagctctaacaaatctgacgttattttacaagtAAAAGCATAACAGCAAGCATTTGTAacaacaattgataatttaaaacaaataaatttacctatttatttattttctgcacaaaaaaatttcactttgaacaaaatattaaaatttcattgaagtgaaaggtattagtatggccacaacgaaattgtgtacatgcaaattGGACAGCCGTGTTgccttgtgtacatgccggccattgttatgtcgctgccttcttacatATGTTCATGCAGAAGGACTCACGACGTCATTCACAGTTCACTGTCAtgctgccatgtcgtgtcgctCTCAATGTGTTCGGAGCGTTAGTATATTTTGTTGACAAGTAAACGACCGCAACGTACCTCTgcagaacttaaatatgtgcataAAGCATACAGACTTAAGTACGTATACATatagcatatgcatatgtaggtatgttggcctgtacatatgtatatccaacgACGGTGGGTAATTATTTCCAGTCGACCAGACAACCCGACTAACAACGACCTTTCCAGCTGATTGCCGTTCTGTCGGCCGTTATGCAGTTGCCGCCGTTGTCTGTTGGGAATAATGTCTACCGCACTTCTTACTTGTACCTACTAACATAatactatacgagtatataataCCTACATATTCTTACGATTAGTATCTCAACATTTGTGCCAGCTGGGTTTTGTGTGCAACAGgcgttaaattttcaaataaaaatacatttttgtaggCGGTtgtaaagtatttttgtttatatgtgtgcatatgtgtgtgcctTTGTCGTCAGCACCGTTACTGGAACGGCATGCTGAGTGGCTATCCATATGGTGTAGCGACTTCCTGCAGTTAACAACTCATGCTCaaattatacacatacacatacatatatgtatgtgtgtgctatgCCCATTAGCCATAAAACTATGTTGGTTTATGAAGTCGAAGCACAGTGAATTGAAACATTCTTATCTACCAAATTGCTTGCAGTAAAACGTTATTTTGATGTCGAATTTACTTTTAAACGTTGCCATGACTAATTTAACTGCGGAAATATACTTAGCTATAGAGCTTTTTAAATGCCTGTTCTCTTGTGTCTGAATTATACCGGAtaagctaaataaaataaataagaagtcATTTCACTACTCTTtgtgtacatatacttatgtatgtacatatgtacaggctAGTTGATGTGCAATACGCATTTAACAAAGTGTAATGGACTTTCCTGTAATATCGCAGATTTTTACcctgaataattttaaataaatccagaCATTTTATCCAAACATTCATTGGatgcaatatatgttttttataccttgaacagagTATATAAGTTTGCCTTGAGGGAAATATCGAAGAGCCTATTTGACATAGATAATTGTCCAAGTCAACGCCACATGGCTAAACAATTCAATcggaaaaaaagatattttaacaTACTAAAAAACCCCTCATTTAAAATCCTTTCTCACGTACTATTTCCAAAATGGTGTACGACGTCTAATTAATGTGGCCAACATCTAAAATTACCACTTTTCATCGCattgttaaaatattacaagattcttataataaaattcaacaaCTAGGAAGAACTCAAAATTTCTGGAAGATCCATCTGTGAAGACGCACATACCAAATGAGAAGAAATGCCATGGTAGGATGACGTGTATCGCCGGGCGGAATCTTAATCAAATACAATTTCTTTCAATGGTCCAATGTTGCCTGTTTCTGCCGAAATAAGACTTTGGTTGTAGGGTAGCATTTAATGAATCCcctgccaatcccaccaaacccTTCGCGCCGTTTGCGCTTGATGTTGTCGTAAGTGACTTATTTTTCGTTACAAATAACCATCTGCTTCAGAATAGGATTGGATTTTTGCATAACATGAGGTTCTTTTGCCTTAACACGTGGAAGCCATCCGTCGAACTTCTTTCGGCATCCAGTCTTATTGAAATGTATCCAAACGAATATTTAGCTCCAAAGTAATCTGCTGTCATTTAAGATTGAGCCCGACGATATCCATTATTTTCTCGTTATTTTCGACAATTGGATCCAAAGGGTGGTGCATCcttgtcgaaatttttttttaaataatattaacaaagtCATCAATTAAAAATCCATATAATGGATTCAGCCCAAAActaatataattatacatacattatatattttaaaaacgaGTTagtcttttttaaaattgataatttcTTATAAAACAAATTCGACCGCATCGAAAAACTTTAATATCAGATATTGCAATGATATTTCCTTCATGAATcgatacaaatttattaatgttCGTATTTCAAATATACTTTAGAATATCGCATTTGAATTAAGTTTAAACTCTTATCTATCAACTCCTTTCAAATCAAATTTCTTGGAATTTCCTTTTGGCTTCTGTTTTAAATTgactaatattgaaaattttccgtactttaatatatatttcttcaaaattaatcCATATTACGTCAACTTAAACTAGTTATTAACATGCCTTTTCTCTTTGTCGTTCACAGTCGCGGTCTCACCCCACCACATCGAGTGAAATCAATTTCTATGGCTACATTCACACAAGACGATGTCGATTTTCTGAAAAGTCATGGAAATGATGAGTGCGCTAAAACTTGGCTGGGTCTTTGGGATCCCAAGCGAGCCGTGCATCAAGATCAGCGGGAATTGATGATTGACAAATATGAGCGAAAACGTTACTATTTGGAGCCAGCTAGTCCACTTAAATCTTTGACGAATGCCGTTTCACTTAAAAGCGGTTCGGTGACAGCACCGGCGGCAGGGGCAGGAGTGGAAGTGGCGACAACATCAGGAGTAAGGGCGACAATAGCTACAGGTAACTCCTcagctacaacaacatcaaACGGCAGTAGCACTTACAAGAGTAACGGTGATGGGCAAATAGATTTTGTGCATGTGAGCAATGGATTTGGTAACATTGGGCACAATACTAAAAACCAATACAAAAATGGAGAGCGAAGCTTCCATCTCACGCCGCCCAGTACACAGCGTACCACCATGAATGGTTTGCATAAATCCGTCACTACGACAACGGTGTCCGCACCAAATAGCTCGGGCAAGTCAACGTCCGCCATAAGTCGGCctcaacaacatcaacaaaacGGCTATAGCCATTTGCAAGATGCGTTTATGCcgaaaaacaataatataaataacaatggcggcaacaaaaataatgagcTCAATGTCTTGCATATGACATCCAGCCGAATGTCGGACAGTAGCAGTTCGACAAGTGTGAACGGTTTCGGGGCGGACGCGGACTTTGTTGCCGATTTTGGTTCGGCGAATATTTTCGATGCCACAACGACAGCGGCCCGTAACAAAATAAGTTCGCCTCCAATATTGAATGGAGGTGGCAATGCGATATCGAGTAACGGTTATGCTAGAATACAACCTTTGaagaagcagcaacaacaataccaacTATTAAATGGTCATGGTCAGACGAATGGCAACAGCTCTCACAGCGATACAATCGACAATGGCACATCCGAGAATTTTGCCGACTTCGAACATGCGCCCATTTTCAATGCGGCtggtaagtacatatgtatatgtatatgtattgctTTAAAGTATAATATACTCCACCATATTTGATTTCAAAGTTTGcttgtgtttgtatatacatacatacatatataaattttcaatgcaGCGGTAACCGTATTTGAAATCTGGTAAAGCTTCGAATTCTTGTCTCTGCATTCGCCTGCATCTATTTTTTTGCGGTAGCTTTAACATTAATAGTTCAGCTTACCAAATGAATAGGCCTGTTAAATGTAATTTCATTAGGAGCTATTCTTTAAATATAACTTTCAAATCATATACCTAACTAGCATTTAATAACCCTATAGGTTCAAACTAATATCTCTTAgtcattattataattttggttGGAGACTATAATCTTATTTTAggtttttaacatttatatttaatatttatttattttatatttatatttctttcgtAAGAATATGAAATAATGTGAAATTAGTTTCCTTTTGGTTGGTTCTTCAAAAATTGACAGTACtcaattattatatacatatatgtatgacatatgtagtatgtgttTCGCTACATTACGTATATCTAGTGTAGAGTATATAAGTAATGGAGGTATGGAATTCACACTTTTTGAAATCTTAAGGAGTTCgttagaattctaaaataatatttagcgCCGAACTCTTTGGAGTTCATTCAAGTTGTTAAATTGAGCCTCAGTTagaacaaaaaagtttgaataattCCGAAAAACGagtttttactaaaaacaaatttgcatTTTGTCAATTTGCTGTGCTATTACTAACCATTCATTATACTTATTTAAAGTGTCCGCGGCTTCTTTTCTAAACAtacgaaatatgtatatgtaaattggAAGCTTAGTCCTTTTCTTCCCAGAAACACACAAATCGGAATCCTGTCACTGTATTTTGCCTTTTTATGATACATCttataattgtttttcataCAGCCAATTATAGTTTTATAAGAAAAACTGTGATAAAACGTTGCGCCGGTGGCCAGCAAAAAGACACCAAAGACAGTAAACAAAATTCTGTGTCAAGTGCGGAAAGTTCGAAAGTTCCCACCGATATTGGATCTAGACCACAGTCTGGTGCAGCAGCTGAGTATGTTTTagataaaaatttgtatgccGACATCAGACAAGCCACAACACATTCTGATGCAGCGGAGAGTGACAACAATGGCAATCTTCAATCGAACACAGCAGTTGAGCAAAATGTCAGTGATACGCCCATTAAACCGGCTAAAATTGTTAACAGTGTCGAAACGCCACCAACACAAGCGCTTGGTTCAACAATGCAAAATGCTGTCAGTGAACTGACATCTCAACTGATAAACTCACAGTCCTGTCCACCGGACCAATGCCCGGTACAACAAGCTGATTATTGTGGTTATTGTGCACCGAACAATTGTGTGCCTCCATCACCTAATATGTGTAATCAACAAGCTCTCAGTCAACAGCCGAATCAAGATCAGAGCAATTTCTGCGCTAACAATATGCCGCAAATGGATTGGTGTCAGTTTGCAAATAACCCACCCTTTTGGCCCTCAAATAACCCAAATATGCTAGGCAGTACAGCTACAGCACCAGATGTTGCGGCCGCGCCAAAATCCCTCAATGCTGAGCCACAACAATGCCCACCCATATTTTGCGCCCAACCACAGTTTTATGGCCCGACAGGCTTCGCCACGTCCTGCTCTCCAGATAACTGTACGTCTCCCATGAATCGGCAACCACCCCAAGTGGACGCAACTATCGCTGGTCTCAGTTATGCCGCATTACCGCAACAAACCATTATCAATACAGCTCAGAATCGACCACAAAATGGATGTGAGACCAATGCTGAAGCATGTCTGGAACCAACACCATCGTACAGTACGTTATATAATCGATCTTACTGTCAGCCAAATTTGTCTGCATATTCAAATCCATttatacaacaaacacaaatgcaaCCGGCTCCAATGCCAGTTCCACCTGAATGTTTCAATCCGTTTCATCCAAATTGCATTTCAGGAAGTTGTACGAAGGGTTGTATGCCAAGTAATTCAATACCAGTGGGGGATCCAATAATAGATCCATCCTGCAATTTGCACTCACCTTATAGTAATTGCTTCTGTAGCAATTGGTGTAAGTTCTGTATTTCATTTGAGTTGGTTTTATTGCGTTCGTTcgtttgtttcattattttattttagctttGTTTTAATTATGCTACCTTTTTTCGATACGTTTTGATATTGCTTGTTGATGTT
Coding sequences within it:
- the LOC126754039 gene encoding probable serine/threonine-protein kinase DDB_G0282963 isoform X2, translating into MAAVVRKKQDDKYLQVLRELVTNGGGNKQCFDCGQKGPTYVNMTIGSFVCTRCSGVLRGLTPPHRVKSISMATFTQDDVDFLKSHGNDECAKTWLGLWDPKRAVHQDQRELMIDKYERKRYYLEPASPLKSLTNAVSLKSGSVTAPAAGAGVEVATTSGVRATIATGNSSATTTSNGSSTYKSNGDGQIDFVHVSNGFGNIGHNTKNQYKNGERSFHLTPPSTQRTTMNGLHKSVTTTTVSAPNSSGKSTSAISRPQQHQQNGYSHLQDAFMPKNNNINNNGGNKNNELNVLHMTSSRMSDSSSSTSVNGFGADADFVADFGSANIFDATTTAARNKISSPPILNGGGNAISSNGYARIQPLKKQQQQYQLLNGHGQTNGNSSHSDTIDNGTSENFADFEHAPIFNAAANYSFIRKTVIKRCAGGQQKDTKDSKQNSVSSAESSKVPTDIGSRPQSGAAAEYVLDKNLYADIRQATTHSDAAESDNNGNLQSNTAVEQNVSDTPIKPAKIVNSVETPPTQALGSTMQNAVSELTSQLINSQSCPPDQCPVQQADYCGYCAPNNCVPPSPNMCNQQALSQQPNQDQSNFCANNMPQMDWCQFANNPPFWPSNNPNMLGSTATAPDVAAAPKSLNAEPQQCPPIFCAQPQFYGPTGFATSCSPDNCTSPMNRQPPQVDATIAGLSYAALPQQTIINTAQNRPQNGCETNAEACLEPTPSYRSCTKGCMPSNSIPVGDPIIDPSCNLHSPYSNCFCSNWCLPIPNNNNNFRTMNNQHNNSHNSNNNNTLSSTPSEDRYAALKDLDEQLRESKAAATVVNAYSVDAFGNNGISNGVNPFKHQQANPFQAVTHGTSPTATQNYFGQMTVISNGNGIPSHAPSAAAQFYNYTNGFGNAATSAGTATAIFPHTVMAAGPSGCGFGLGALQPTAIAATGAGGGAAFNNPFTASGAMSTNNPFL
- the LOC126754039 gene encoding uncharacterized protein LOC126754039 isoform X4, encoding MAAVVRKKQDDKYLQVLRELVTNGGGNKQCFDCGQKGPTYVNMTIGSFVCTRCSGVLRGLTPPHRVKSISMATFTQDDVDFLKSHGNDECAKTWLGLWDPKRAVHQDQRELMIDKYERKRYYLEPASPLKSLTNAVSLKSGSVTAPAAGAGVEVATTSGVRATIATGNSSATTTSNGSSTYKSNGDGQIDFVHVSNGFGNIGHNTKNQYKNGERSFHLTPPSTQRTTMNGLHKSVTTTTVSAPNSSGKSTSAISRPQQHQQNGYSHLQDAFMPKNNNINNNGGNKNNELNVLHMTSSRMSDSSSSTSVNGFGADADFVADFGSANIFDATTTAARNKISSPPILNGGGNAISSNGYARIQPLKKQQQQYQLLNGHGQTNGNSSHSDTIDNGTSENFADFEHAPIFNAAANYSFIRKTVIKRCAGGQQKDTKDSKQNSVSSAESSKVPTDIGSRPQSGAAAEYVLDKNLYADIRQATTHSDAAESDNNGNLQSNTAVEQNVSDTPIKPAKIVNSVETPPTQALGSTMQNAVSELTSQLINSQSCPPDQCPVQQADYCGYCAPNNCVPPSPNMCNQQALSQQPNQDQSNFCANNMPQMDWCQFANNPPFWPSNNPNMLGSTATAPDVAAAPKSLNAEPQQCPPIFCAQPQFYGPTGFATSCSPDNCTSPMNRQPPQVDATIAGLSYAALPQQTIINTAQNRPQNGCETNAEACLEPTPSYSTLYNRSYCQPNLSAYSNPFIQQTQMQPAPMPVPPECFNPFHPNCISGSCTKGCMPSNSIPVGDPIIDPSCNLHSPYSNCFCSNWCYLPQLPGANLYWSDYCNYC